Proteins co-encoded in one Ralstonia sp. RRA genomic window:
- a CDS encoding porin: MQRFAPAGLMALGCLMSVATPSAAADVTLYGRVDLDAEIQKGPKGSTAQETDNASRWGMRGQEDLGNGMKAVFGLEQGFNANDGTAVTPQFRNAYVGLTGAFGAFALGRLDSATAVGSPIYSQITHITDFVIHDAGATAIGTKVLNARNRVSNAFGYQSPDFGGFSLRARMYFAGPETPPANPAAPVRFESDWRAYDVGLNYDNGPFSAGLGYSKDDKRGGLVANDFNDKVQLAVGYNFTVVNTYAVIGRDRYAGTMTTRSQVRYWLAGFTVPFGTAHQITANYMERDVQTDRAGRLKKLQIGYGYNLSKRTMPYVFFDREDPNSNVRGNRVTTYGAGIKHLF; the protein is encoded by the coding sequence ATGCAACGCTTTGCCCCGGCCGGCCTGATGGCACTCGGCTGTCTGATGTCGGTCGCCACCCCAAGCGCCGCCGCCGACGTCACCCTGTATGGACGCGTCGATCTCGATGCCGAAATCCAGAAGGGCCCGAAGGGCTCCACCGCGCAGGAGACCGACAACGCCTCACGCTGGGGCATGCGCGGCCAGGAAGACCTGGGCAACGGCATGAAGGCAGTGTTCGGGTTGGAGCAAGGTTTCAACGCGAACGACGGGACCGCCGTCACCCCGCAGTTCCGCAACGCCTATGTGGGGTTGACCGGCGCGTTCGGTGCGTTCGCCCTGGGCCGGTTGGATTCGGCCACGGCAGTGGGCTCGCCCATCTATTCGCAGATCACGCACATCACGGATTTCGTCATCCACGACGCGGGCGCCACGGCCATCGGTACCAAGGTGCTCAATGCGCGCAACCGCGTGTCGAACGCCTTCGGGTATCAATCGCCGGATTTCGGTGGTTTCTCGCTGCGCGCGCGGATGTACTTTGCCGGCCCGGAAACGCCGCCGGCCAATCCGGCCGCTCCTGTGCGCTTCGAGAGCGACTGGCGCGCCTACGACGTCGGCCTGAACTACGACAATGGCCCGTTCTCTGCGGGCCTCGGCTACTCGAAGGATGACAAGCGCGGCGGCTTGGTCGCCAATGATTTCAACGACAAGGTGCAGTTGGCCGTCGGCTACAACTTCACGGTGGTCAATACCTATGCCGTGATCGGCCGTGATCGCTATGCCGGCACGATGACCACGCGCTCACAGGTGCGCTACTGGTTGGCGGGTTTCACGGTGCCGTTCGGCACCGCGCACCAGATCACCGCCAACTACATGGAGCGCGACGTGCAGACCGACCGCGCGGGCCGGCTCAAGAAGCTCCAGATCGGCTACGGCTACAACCTCAGCAAGCGCACCATGCCCTACGTGTTCTTCGACCGCGAAGACCCGAACTCCAACGTGCGCGGCAACCGGGTGACGACCTACGGCGCCGGCATCAAGCACCTGTTCTGA
- the mnmA gene encoding tRNA 2-thiouridine(34) synthase MnmA, which yields MSKKRVVVGMSGGVDSSVTAWLLKQQGYEVIGLFMKNWEDDDDSEYCSTRQDWIDVVSVADLVGVDVEAVNFAAEYKDRVFADFLREYSAGRTPNPDVLCNAEIKFKAFLDHAMALGADTIATGHYARVREVDGRFELLKAFDHTKDQSYFLHRLNQAQLSRTLFPLGEIPKTRVREIAAEIGLPNAKKKDSTGICFIGERPFRDFLNRYLPTKPGPIKTPDGKTIGEHIGLAFYTLGQRKGIGIGGSRDGNGDAWYVARKDMAANTLYVVQGHDHPWLLAHTVHADDLSWVAGHAPAEGSHIGAKTRYRQADAPCTVVRATDGALTLAFPEAQWAVTPGQSAVLYDGEICLGGGIIASAEAAVPERAVA from the coding sequence AGAACTGGGAAGACGATGACGACAGCGAATACTGCTCGACCCGACAAGACTGGATCGACGTCGTCTCCGTCGCCGACCTGGTGGGCGTGGATGTGGAGGCGGTCAACTTTGCCGCCGAGTACAAGGACCGCGTGTTCGCGGACTTCCTGCGCGAGTACTCCGCTGGCCGCACGCCCAACCCCGACGTGCTGTGCAACGCCGAGATCAAGTTCAAGGCCTTCCTCGACCACGCGATGGCGCTGGGCGCGGACACGATTGCCACCGGCCACTACGCCCGCGTGCGCGAGGTGGACGGCCGCTTTGAGCTGCTCAAGGCGTTCGACCACACCAAGGACCAGAGCTACTTCCTGCACCGGCTGAATCAGGCGCAGCTCTCGCGCACGCTGTTCCCGCTGGGCGAGATCCCGAAGACGCGCGTGCGCGAGATTGCCGCCGAAATCGGCCTGCCCAACGCCAAGAAAAAGGATTCCACCGGCATCTGCTTCATCGGCGAGCGGCCGTTCCGTGACTTCCTGAACCGCTACCTGCCGACCAAACCGGGCCCGATCAAGACGCCTGACGGCAAGACCATCGGCGAGCACATCGGTCTGGCGTTCTACACGCTGGGGCAGCGCAAGGGCATCGGTATCGGCGGCAGCCGCGACGGCAATGGCGATGCCTGGTACGTGGCGCGCAAGGACATGGCGGCCAACACGCTGTACGTGGTGCAGGGTCACGACCATCCGTGGCTGCTGGCGCATACCGTGCACGCCGATGATCTGAGTTGGGTCGCCGGTCACGCCCCTGCCGAGGGCAGCCACATTGGTGCCAAGACGCGCTACCGCCAGGCCGATGCGCCGTGCACGGTTGTGCGCGCCACCGATGGCGCACTCACGCTGGCCTTCCCCGAGGCGCAGTGGGCTGTGACGCCCGGTCAATCCGCTGTGCTGTACGACGGCGAGATTTGCCTGGGCGGCGGCATCATTGCTTCGGCCGAAGCGGCTGTACCTGAGAGGGCGGTCGCTTAA
- a CDS encoding FMN-binding glutamate synthase family protein: MLPRRYWAFAGVVLLFVITAGFWATGHLHWACALIPGLLVLLGIYDVTQTRHSVLRNYPLWGHFRFLFEFIRPEIRQYFVEDDTDERPFSRAQRSIVYQRAKGEVDSRPFGTELDVKIAGHEWIGHSLAPTRIASADFRVMVGEGRAKPYSMSVFNISAMSFGALSGNAIRALNRGAKLGNFIHDTGEGSISPYHREEGGDLIWEVASGYFGCRDANGRFDPDKFAEQARSPQVKMIEVKLSQGAKPGHGGVLPAAKVTPEIAATRGIPIGQACVSPAAHSEFSTPLGLLQFVDRLRTLSGGKPTGFKLCIGHPWEFFGIVKAMLESGILPDFIVVDGAEGGTGAAPLEFTDHVGTPLQEGLLLVHNTLVGANLRDKIKIGASGKIVTAFDVARTLAMGADWCNAARGFMFALGCIQAQKCHTDRCPTGVATQDKSRQKALVVPDKAERVHQYHDHTLHALLELTQAAGLQHPADFRAHHIVRRVSGNEVQLLSTLLKYLEPGDLLAGRYRYQLYERYWPMAQAERFDPVAV, translated from the coding sequence ATGCTGCCTCGTCGCTATTGGGCCTTCGCGGGTGTTGTGCTGTTGTTTGTCATCACCGCCGGGTTCTGGGCCACAGGACACCTGCATTGGGCGTGCGCACTCATCCCGGGTCTGCTGGTGCTGCTGGGTATCTACGACGTCACGCAGACGCGCCACTCGGTGCTGCGCAACTACCCGCTGTGGGGCCACTTCCGCTTCCTGTTCGAGTTCATCCGCCCGGAAATCCGCCAGTACTTCGTTGAGGACGACACCGACGAGCGTCCGTTCTCGCGTGCCCAGCGCAGCATCGTCTACCAGCGCGCCAAGGGCGAAGTCGACAGCCGCCCGTTCGGCACCGAACTGGATGTGAAGATCGCCGGGCACGAGTGGATTGGCCATTCGCTTGCGCCCACGCGCATTGCTTCGGCGGACTTTCGCGTGATGGTGGGCGAGGGGCGTGCCAAGCCGTATTCGATGTCGGTGTTCAACATCTCGGCGATGAGCTTTGGGGCGTTGTCGGGCAACGCCATCCGCGCGCTCAATCGCGGTGCCAAGCTCGGTAACTTCATCCATGACACGGGCGAGGGTTCGATCTCGCCGTACCACCGCGAAGAGGGCGGCGACCTGATCTGGGAAGTCGCCTCAGGCTACTTCGGCTGCCGCGATGCCAATGGTCGCTTTGATCCGGACAAGTTTGCCGAGCAGGCGCGCAGCCCGCAGGTGAAGATGATCGAGGTGAAGCTTTCACAGGGTGCCAAGCCGGGCCACGGCGGTGTGCTGCCGGCGGCCAAGGTCACGCCGGAGATTGCCGCCACGCGCGGTATTCCGATCGGGCAGGCTTGTGTTTCGCCAGCCGCGCATTCGGAGTTCTCAACGCCGCTGGGTCTGCTGCAGTTTGTGGACCGGCTGCGCACGCTGTCGGGCGGCAAGCCCACGGGCTTCAAGCTGTGCATCGGACACCCGTGGGAGTTCTTTGGCATCGTCAAGGCCATGCTGGAGTCGGGCATCTTGCCGGACTTCATCGTCGTCGATGGCGCAGAGGGCGGCACGGGCGCGGCGCCGCTGGAATTTACCGACCACGTGGGCACGCCGCTGCAGGAAGGGCTGCTGCTGGTGCACAACACGCTGGTGGGCGCCAACCTGCGCGACAAGATCAAGATCGGCGCATCGGGCAAGATCGTCACGGCCTTCGACGTGGCCCGCACGCTGGCGATGGGCGCCGACTGGTGCAACGCCGCGCGCGGTTTCATGTTTGCGCTGGGCTGCATTCAGGCGCAGAAATGCCACACCGATCGCTGCCCGACGGGCGTCGCCACGCAGGACAAATCCCGCCAGAAGGCACTGGTGGTGCCGGACAAGGCCGAGCGCGTGCATCAGTACCACGACCACACGCTGCATGCGTTGTTGGAACTGACGCAGGCGGCGGGCTTGCAACATCCGGCGGACTTCCGCGCGCACCATATCGTGCGTCGTGTGTCGGGCAACGAGGTGCAGTTGCTCTCCACGCTGCTCAAGTATCTCGAACCCGGCGATCTGCTCGCCGGGCGGTATCGCTATCAGCTGTACGAGCGCTATTGGCCGATGGCCCAGGCCGAGCGGTTCGACCCGGTGGCGGTGTAA